The Astyanax mexicanus isolate ESR-SI-001 chromosome 6, AstMex3_surface, whole genome shotgun sequence region TTGGGATTTTCCTAGGCTTTTTTAACAGCATGCTGGAGAAATATTGTAAATGAGTACAGAGCTATTTCACTGATCGTCATATTAATAATCAACAAGAGGGAAAACTTTACATACcgttgtttaaatatataaaaacactttcctttcagcatttttatatattttatatattgggaGATGTGAAGGTCATCTACATAGGTTGGACCCTTGTAGGCTTTCTCAAGATCTGTTGGGGGAGCAACATGACAAAGATTGACCAACTGATAAATATTTACAGTTGTTTTACAGAATAAAATCTGGGTAGGTTATCATCACTCAACACATACCTTAAACTTGGGGAATCTCAGCGCCCTGAGCCTCTGCTTCAGTGTGAGCCGTGCCTCCACAGATTCAGATTCCACCTGTTCACGGAGCGAGACGTCTGCTGTTATATCCTCACGTCTCTACTCAGAACATGAACAAGCAGGAGCTTCTGATGATGAAGCAGCAACCTTCCTCCGAAATAACTTCTTCAGCTTCTTTCGAACTGACTGGCAAGCTCTCCGAATCTTGCCTCCAATGGTTTTGCATAACCTTCCAGCTGCAGCACAAAGCGGACTGCAGTAAACAAGGTCCTCCTCAACAACCTCAATGCTTTCTGGAGTTGGGCTTGGTCCAGAAATATCAACGTTTTCTTCAAGCTGAGGCGTCTCAGACTCCTCACTTTCAGCATCCTCACTGCTTGATGATGGAGAAATCTCAGTAAGTATTATTGTTGGAACGAGGAACTGTTCCCGCCTCACGATTTGAAGTCTCTCTGTATTTCTAAAAAAATGATCTCCATGATCGCCATGTCCGTGCGACACAATAGGCCTGCAAATAGTCAGAAAGCAAGGTATAACATACGTTATCTCTGATTATATACTTATTGATAGTAAACTTATATTGTATGTTGTCTATTTACAAAAACTCTTCACTTCATAGCAGCATTATGGAGAAGTATGCATTCATGAAGGGACACACATTTCAGGAGAAGCTAAGAGATACAGAACTGCCATCTGAAGTAAAAGAAGTATGTGGGCTGAGGCTGTAAGGTAGTATTACAGGCTTTTACACTAATATAGCTCACAGCAGGTTGAACAGTGGGTGGTGCAATGCTACATATTTCTCATAAGCATTGTCCTGCCCACTTCCACAGAGACACATAGTAAATCCAGAGTGTTAACTTACACTGGAGCATTAAAATGAATTTGAAGCTGCTATTATCAGgttaaaatgctacataatgctgctttgaaTATTTCCTGGAGGACATTTACTCCACTACACTACTATTAACTCCACATACTTCATTTAATACCGAAAAGTACTGTAGAACTTCTTCAACATAAACTGGAATACTGAATCTTACTGTTGTTCATAGTGCATGGCGAAGATTCCGCCTGTAGGGACATCCCCAGCACCATCCCTCTGTTGAGTAGATAGAGAGTTATTATAGACAATATGAACAAAACTGGCATTTAATGGTTAAACCTGAACCATGATGGTTCAGCTATAAATGCATGAAGAGTGAGTGTGTAGTTTGTTCTAAGACTTACATTAAAGACTCTACTCCTGGCCTCGGTCAAAATGTCGAAGAATTCGTCTTCAGTTAAATCCTCCTCCTCAAACTCTGGAGATCCAAACACAATCAACACACTTTCTTCAATCACCACACCAGGAACATGTACTAGCTCCACTGTACTAGCCATTGTGTACTACCTTCACTACAAACAACATTAACTGTATATCTGAGCAGTGTATTTGGACAGTATGATCCGTGAAGCACTCTTACCCTCTGAAGAAGAATATATGGAGGAAGAATATATGCTTTCAGACTGCGTAAAGAGagaaatcagaaaaatgtaagaaatatttACTAATTTTTAATCATGTAACTTATTCATTCACACATCAAATAAATCCACTAAAACCCACCTCTCTAGAGGCCTCTTCCTCTGCATCTTCCAGAGGGCTTTCACTCTCCTCTAGAGGTACTCTTGATTCGTCCATGTCTCCCATTCTACTGTTGATGAAAATATAAGACAATTAtggcaaagaaacaaacaaccaAAGAAATTGCAGCCTGTTTCACAAAGCAGGATTCTCAGTTTAACCAAAGAACGTTAGTTAGATCAAAATCAAACAGCCTTCAAAAGGACAATGCTGGTTTGTTTTGtgcagattgaccttttgacatTGATCAGAAATAGAGTAAGAGCTGTAGCTGTATGACTGATCGAATATTGATAAAGAAATTTACCTGCGTAGATTATGAACCAACATTAGATTAAAATTTATTTCTACCTGATTAATTTACCagtatttattaaaactgatCAGATATTAAGAGCTGTACCAGTATTGATTAAGTACTGATCAGAGATGTATGCATAGCTGTGCCAGTATTGATTAAGAACTGATCAAAGATTAAGAGCTGTATCTGTACAAATTAAAAACTGATCAGAGATGTATGTATAGCTGTGCCAGTACAGATTAAGAACTGCTCAGAGAATGACTAAGAAATGTATCTGTATTGATTATGCACTGATCAGAAATTGATGCATAGTTATACCTTTATGGATTAAGAACTGATCAGAGATGTATGCATAGCTGTACCAGTATTGATTAAGAACTGAGCAGAGATTTATGCATAGCTGTACCTGTTTTGTATTAAAAACTGACCATAGTTTAAGAGCTATCCCTATATTGATTAAGAACTGATCAGAGATTAAGAACTGTATCTGTATTAACTATGCACTGATCAGAGATATATTCATAGCTGTACCTGTATTGATTAAGAACTGATCAGAGATTAAGAACTGTACCTGTATTGATTAGGAACTGATTAAAACTCTTAAACACAGTTTTGTGTTACtgtaatcaaaaatatataaaaaataaaaaataaacttaccTGCTGTTTAAACTGCATAATCTTAAATGAGCCAGTGAGAGAGAACACTGCTCTTTAACACAAGCTGCTGTGATGATGTCATAGTGGAGCGGAATTCTGTTGCTATGGATTCGATATGTGGTGTTCTGTGTGTTCTGAGGAGATGAGCTGTGATGTCACTGACTGTGTCATCAGActgcatatgactgtatatgtttgtatttgaCTCTATTTGACTAtatttcactgtatatcactgtatttgttTTTGATTTGACTCTATTTGATTGTAAATGACTGTGTGTACACTTGGTGCTGTGAAAAAGTTTATCTGTTATTACATAACCGTGACACTAAATTTGTTTAGATCTtccataaaaatgtattatagttACACACTAATTACCTATTTCAAAACAACTGATTGTTTGACACTGACCAGTTAGTGTTTACATTCATTAGCcagtcaatgtattttttttttatcatggtaTTTCTTTATGCAGACAAAATAACCTAAACATCTTTGATTTAAACAGTTCTAGTACAGTGATTTCTATTAAACATTGATTATTCAATATAATAGTGAATGTAAACGTTTTAATTCCAGTTTTAACGGAGCATTTCTATAATTTGAATTGTTTAAgtttttccttttattattatttctcttgcagtgtgtaagactggtagaggagaacatgccaagatgcatgcattatttgaggtctgaaagttttgcatcttttttttgttatttcagccatttctcaaaataaatggtatatatatatatatatatatatatatatatatatatatatatattttttttttttcttgaatgtGATCTAGACCAGATAGACCAAACAGTCATCAGCCAGTAACAGTGTTGTGACAAACTCCCTACAGTCTACGCAACACATTCCACTGGTGAttcctgttgtttctgtttatgaattattaattattatggtTGCGCATATAGTGCAAACACTATATAACCCGATTTATGCAAATATgttatttagcaaccacctagcaatcactttacaccagagcaacacctaagcaaccacattaacaccttagcaaccacattagcaaccacctagcaactgcttagcaacaccatagcaaccaccccagataccatagcaacgccttagcaaccacctagcaacaccttagcaaccacccagcaactgcctagcaacaccttagcaaccaccatggataccatagcaacgccttagcaaccacctagcaactgcttagcaacaccttagaaacctccagggataccatagcaatgccttagcaaccatctagcaacgcttaagcaaccacctagcaactgcttagcaacaccatagcaaccaccccggataccatagcaacgccttagcaaccacctagcaactgcttagcaacaccttagcaaccaccacagatatgatagcaacgccttagcaaccacctagcaactgcttagcaacaccatagcaaccactacggataccatagcaacgccttagcaaccacctagcaacaccttagcaaccacctagcaactgtttagcaacaccatagcaaccaccagggataccatagcaacgccttagcaaccacctagcagcatcatagcaaccacctagcaactgcttagcagcatcatagcaaccaccacagataccatagcaacactttagcaaccacctagcaactgcttagcaacacctcagcaaccaccatgtatagcatagcaacaccttagcaaccaccatgtataccatagcaacaccttagcaaccacctagcaacaccttagcaaccacctagcaactgcatagcaacaccttagcaaccaccacagaaactatagcaagcacctagcaaccaccaaagcATTCGGTGGGAGacattttagctgcgcaaccatcctgcagttccttcaggaaatgcacttttctagttaatTTTACACTTTCATTTACTTAAAAAGATAGAAGCAGCATATTACTCtctatatgaatgtgtgtgtgtccgtTTGCGTGTGTGTATGAGTGGGATATATATGAATTTATGAACCCTCACACACTTATCTACACTAATAATGTACTAATGATGACAGCTGTGTGGAGCAGAGTGTCTGTGAAGTGATGTAATTGGGTCATGTAAAGTTAAAAAACTCATTTTACTTTGAGATGCCAGCAATGAATCAAAAACGGAACAGAGCCTTTCCCCTTTACTCAACACCAATAATCCACTTTTAAAGCCTTGCCTGTGCCTGACAGCATGCTTTAGACTGTCTGTAATTGGGTGTAAATGCTGCTggttttggggggggggttgggtggtTGAAGAGACCATTAGTGGGCAAACCTCAAGCCTGAGCGCAGACAATTTACTCCCAACGGAACATTGATTTCCGTTCAGAAGGAACTGATGCTCAAACAAATCATAAAGCACACAAACATGTGGACACGCACGGCCACTGCAACAACCTGACCCACCAGCCCACGCAGGTTCTTCTGCACATATGTCAAGCGCTGTGATAGTCTACTGGCTGGAAGAGGAAATATTtccagagagagaaaaacactgtAGGGAAAACCCATATCATAATATTGGTATTTATCAGTGCAGTACACCTTTGCTGCAGATACAGTAGCTGCTTGGTGGTGGGCCCTGGGGGGGATATAAACGTATACTCCACATATAGCTGGAATTTTACAGTATGCCATGAAATATTAATCTGCAGCGTGTCATGTTTTCTGAAGTGGATGCAAAGCACCTTGCCCTGGGCCACTTTCCACCAGACGAGTGCCTGCATCGCACTCACAGTGCAGACTGCATTCACATGCTAATGAATGGAGAGCGAGTTAATATTTCTCCCCAGTTCACGATAATCCAACAGTCCACCCATTTTAAAGTGGTAGGACAGAGGATTTCAGCTCAATATGAACTGATGTATGAGTTTCTTCATATATTATACTCTGCCTATAGATAGATACTCGGTTTCCGGGTTTCCTGTGCATGGGGGAAGTAACGTTAAGCGTGTCGTGTCACATTAAAAGTAGTCAGCGTGAAATACCAGCCTgggttttaaaattaaataaaagattcctcgaggcacagaaaattactcaatctttttttttttaatcgagtaaaTCGAATTACTCCAGTAATCATTTCACTCCTAGAAATAAGTCTTGTTCTTATTCAATATAACTATGCAAAAACAATATACATGATGTAAGCTACAAACAAGTAGAATAAAGAGATTCTTTACAGTTGTTTACAGTCTTTTTATAGCTGCatacagtatagggtagtataggttgTATAGAGGGTGCAGGGTAGTATAGTGAAGTATAGAATATggggtatatggtagtatatggtAAAACAGGTTtgttgtatagggtagtaaagtGTAATATGtccagtatagggtagtataggttgTATAAGACAGGGTGGTATAGGGTAGAACTGGGAGATTTTCAAAATGCAAAAACGTGGTAAATGAAAAGCCCAGGTTTTCATGATTTAATATGTAAGATAAAGCTAAGACTAGGGTCAAAGAGGACACAAATATTTATATGCTGCCATAGAAGCTTTAGCTACTGGGTATCATCATTAGCAATAATGCTATCTGATTAGGAGGAAATTTATACTGCCAACAATTTAATAATCTGTTCTTTAGTTTTAAGTTTGAGAAGTACATAgtgtacaaaacaaacaaaaccaaatgTACAGCCGTGAAATGCATTAACAAGGAGTACTGAAACTGACTGatgtacagtacacacacacacacacacacacacactgacactgaaCACCTGGCAGGAGTTAACAACAGAGCAGGGTAGGTACAGGTACACGTGGTGCTCTAAAGACTGGGAGGAGCTCGGGCAGagacaaaaacagaaacaaaacacagcCATGTGCTGAAGAGAACATGCCGACAAAAGAAGCAGGccaaaaaaacacagacacaaacaagGACAGTCAGGAAACAGGGCACGTATGTGACATTCAACCTAGTCTGCTTGTTGAAAGTGTCAGAAAGCCATTTAGGACAGAGGTCAAATAATAGACATATACATCAAAGGTGGATTCTATTTAGCATCATCAGTgatttaggtcaacattggattATTCAGCGaccctcactgaacttctggagtgagtttgctgcactgaaagtaaaggggttgaataatattgcacaccccacttttcagtttttttattttcaaaatatcCAACAAAGTTTTATTcttcatgaaaaattaaaattgaatatctttatgtttgaagcccttTAATagtgggatatatatatatatatatatatatatatatatatatatatatatcccaatgtcagtttagaacattttttaatgGTTCATTTGTTATAGATATTTGACACAAGCTGCATTCCATAGTCAAGACAGTTAAGGTGCCTGCATTTCTCAGCCACTATGTCATAGAAAGCTGTTAAAATCTGAGTGGTCCTTCATATACAGCCAAGAAAAATGTTCAGAGGGATTTTGAAGTATgtaac contains the following coding sequences:
- the LOC107197132 gene encoding uncharacterized protein LOC107197132, producing the protein MADSELPSRMGDMDESRVPLEESESPLEDAEEEASRESESIYSSSIYSSSEEFEEEDLTEDEFFDILTEARSRVFNRDGAGDVPTGGIFAMHYEQQPIVSHGHGDHGDHFFRNTERLQIVRREQFLVPTIILTEISPSSSSEDAESEESETPQLEENVDISGPSPTPESIEVVEEDLVYCSPLCAAAGRLCKTIGGKIRRACQSVRKKLKKLFRRKVAASSSEAPACSCSE